Proteins encoded within one genomic window of Agelaius phoeniceus isolate bAgePho1 chromosome 9, bAgePho1.hap1, whole genome shotgun sequence:
- the LOC129122905 gene encoding hexokinase HKDC1-like isoform X2, which translates to MFAVHLLAFHFTKLKEDQIKKGVLLEWTKHFRVRGVQGTDVVSSLHRALQKHQDIDVDVLALVNDTVGTMMTCGYDDQRCEVGLIIGTGTNACYMEEMRHISLVEGDEGRMCINTEWGAFGDDGALDDLRTEFDRELDLGSLNPGKQLFEKMISSLYLGELVRLILLKMTKEGLLFNGKVSTALLTKGKIEMKHVSAMEKYKEGLSNTREILTELKLFPSEEDCVAVQHVCTIVSFRSANLCAAALAAILTRLRDNKKLLRMRTTVGIDGGLYKTHPKYAKRLHKVVRRLVPTCDVRFLLSQSGSGCGAAVVTAVAHRLAAQRRRLDAALAPFLLPPSILQEVRDSMRAELEYGLKRETQAQATVKMLPTYVCGMPDGTEKGKFLALDLGGTNFRVLLVKIKSGRRRSVQMYNKIFAIPLEIMQGTGEELFDHIVQCIAEFLEYMGIKGARLPLGFTFSFPCRQTSIDKGTLVGWTKGFKATDCEGEDVVDMLREAIRRRNEFDLDIVAVVNDTVGTMMTCGYEDPNCEIGLIAGTGTNVCYMEDMKNIEIVEGNEGKMCINTEWGAFGDNGCIDHIRTKYDREVDEGSLNPGKQRYEKMTSGMYLGEIVRQILIDLTKQGLLFRGHISESLRKRGIFETKFLSQIESDRLALLQVRRILQQLGLDSTCEDSIIVKEVCAAVSTRAARLCGAGLAAVVEKKRQNRAVERLQVTVGVDGTLYKLHPHFSRILQETVKELAPQCDVTFMLSEDGSGKGAALITAVAKRLHNVGQK; encoded by the exons ATGTTTGCTGTCCACTTGCTAGCTTTCCATTTCACAAAGCTAAAAGAGGATCAAATAAAAAAG GGGGTTCTCCTTGAGTGGACAAAGCACTTCAGGGTCCGAGGAGTCCAGGGCACAGACGTGGTcagctccctgcacagggccctCCAGAAGCACCAG GACATAGATGTTGATGTTTTGGCACTGGTCAATGACACGGTGGGAACCATGATGACGTGTGGATATGATGACCAGCGCTGTGAAGTTGGACTCATAATTG GGACTGGCACCAACGCCTGCTACATGGAGGAGATGAGGCACATCAGCCTGGTGGAGGGGGACGAGGGCAGGATGTGCATTAACACCGAGTGGGGCGCCTTCGGGGACGACGGTGCTTTGGATGATCTCCGCACGGAGTTCGATCGGGAGCTGGATCTGGGATCTCTCAACCCTGGAAAACAGCT GTTTGAGAAGATGATCAGCAGCCTGTATTTGGGGGAACTTGTGAGACTCATTCTCCTTAAAATGACAAAGGAAGGTCTGCTCTTCAATGGAAAAGTGTCAACAGCTCTGCTTACTAAGggcaagattgaaatgaaacaCGTGTCTGCAATGGAAAA GTACAAGGAAGGCCTGAGCAACACAAGAGAGATCCTTACAGAGCTGAAGCTGTTTCCCTCTGAGGAGGACTGTGTTGCTGTTCAGCACGTCTGCACCATCGTCTCCTTCCGCTCGGCCAACCTGTGCGCTGCCGCCCTGGCAGCCATCCTGACCCGCCTCAGGGACAACAAAAAGCTGCTGAGGATGAGAACCACCGTGGGGATTGATGGGGGACTCTACAAAACACACCCCAA gtACGCCAAGCGCCTGCACAAGGTGGTGAGGAGGCTGGTGCCCACGTGTGACGTGCGGTTCCTGCTGTCGCAGAGCGGCAGCGGCTGCGGGGCCGCCGTGGTCACGGCGGTGGCACACAGGCTGGCAGCCCAGCGCCGGCGCCTCGACGCCGCCCTCGcccccttcctgctgccccccagcatcctgcaggagGTAAGGGACAGCATGAGGGCTGAGCTGGAGTATGGGCTGAAGAGGGAGACGCAAGCCCAGGCCACGGTGAAGATGCTGCCCACGTACGTGTGTGGGATGCCGGATGGAACAG agaaaggaaagttCCTTGCCCTTGACCTTGGTGGCACAAATTTCAGGGTTCTGCTGGTCAAAATCAAAAGCGGGAGAAGAAGATCAGTGCAAATGTATAACAAAATCTTTGCCATTCCTTTGGAGATCATGCAAGGGACAGGAGAAGAG CTCTTTGACCATATTGTCCAGTGCATAGCAGAATTTCTGGAGTATATGGGGATAAAAGGTGCTCGGCTTCCTCTGGGtttcaccttctccttcccctgcaggCAAACCAGCATTGACAAG GGAACACTTGTGGGATGGACAAAAGGATTCAAGGCAACAGACTGTGAGGGGGAAGATGTTGTTGATATGCTAAGAGAGGCCATCAGGAGAAGAAAT GAGTTTGACTTGGACATTGTAGCAGTGGTGAATGACACTGTTGGGACCATGATGACTTGTGGCTATGAGGATCCAAACTGTGAGATTGGCCTTATTGCAG GAACAGGCACCAATGTTTGCTACATGGAGGACATGAAAAACATAGAAATAGTGGAAgggaatgaaggaaaaatgTGCATTAATACAGAATGGGGAGCATTTGGTGACAATGGCTGCATTGACCACATCAGGACAAAATATGACAGAGAAGTAGATGAAGGCTCCCTAAACCCAGGGAAACAGAG GTATGAAAAAATGACCAGTGGAATGTACCTAGGTGAAATAGTGAGGCAAATTTTGATTGACTTAACCAAACAAGGACTGCTGTTCAGAGGACACATTTCGGAATCACTCAGGAAAAGAGGCATATTTGAAACAAAATTCCTGTCTCAGATTGAGAG tgaccggctggccctgctgcaggtgcggcgcatcctgcagcagctggggctggacaGCACCTGTGAGGACAGCATCATCGTCAAGGAGGTGTGTGCAGCTGTGTCCACAAGGGCTGCCCGGctctgtggggcagggctggctgctgttGTGGAGAAGAAGAGGCAGAACCGAGCTGTGGAGCGCCTGCAGGTCACTGTTGGAGTGGATGGGACGCTCTACAAGCTCCATCCACA TTTTTCTAGGATCCTGCAGGAAACAGTGAAGGAGCTGGCCCCTCAGTGTGATGTGACTTTCATGCTTTCTGAAGATGGGAGTGGGAAGGGAGCTGCCCTCATTACTGCAGTTGCAAAAAGATTGCACAATGTTGGACAGAAGTAG
- the LOC129122905 gene encoding hexokinase HKDC1-like isoform X1, producing the protein MFAVHLLAFHFTKLKEDQIKKVDRFLHQLRLSDDVLQDVRARFQAEMLKGLARDTNPTAAVKMLPSFVRSLPDGSEKGEFLAVDLGGSQFRAHQVKVFDDGKQSSQLESKFYPTPKEVTQGNGAELFDYIADCLSDFMETKNLKQKKLPLGFTFSFPCKQTKLDEGVLLEWTKHFRVRGVQGTDVVSSLHRALQKHQDIDVDVLALVNDTVGTMMTCGYDDQRCEVGLIIGTGTNACYMEEMRHISLVEGDEGRMCINTEWGAFGDDGALDDLRTEFDRELDLGSLNPGKQLFEKMISSLYLGELVRLILLKMTKEGLLFNGKVSTALLTKGKIEMKHVSAMEKYKEGLSNTREILTELKLFPSEEDCVAVQHVCTIVSFRSANLCAAALAAILTRLRDNKKLLRMRTTVGIDGGLYKTHPKYAKRLHKVVRRLVPTCDVRFLLSQSGSGCGAAVVTAVAHRLAAQRRRLDAALAPFLLPPSILQEVRDSMRAELEYGLKRETQAQATVKMLPTYVCGMPDGTEKGKFLALDLGGTNFRVLLVKIKSGRRRSVQMYNKIFAIPLEIMQGTGEELFDHIVQCIAEFLEYMGIKGARLPLGFTFSFPCRQTSIDKGTLVGWTKGFKATDCEGEDVVDMLREAIRRRNEFDLDIVAVVNDTVGTMMTCGYEDPNCEIGLIAGTGTNVCYMEDMKNIEIVEGNEGKMCINTEWGAFGDNGCIDHIRTKYDREVDEGSLNPGKQRYEKMTSGMYLGEIVRQILIDLTKQGLLFRGHISESLRKRGIFETKFLSQIESDRLALLQVRRILQQLGLDSTCEDSIIVKEVCAAVSTRAARLCGAGLAAVVEKKRQNRAVERLQVTVGVDGTLYKLHPHFSRILQETVKELAPQCDVTFMLSEDGSGKGAALITAVAKRLHNVGQK; encoded by the exons ATGTTTGCTGTCCACTTGCTAGCTTTCCATTTCACAAAGCTAAAAGAGGATCAAATAAAAAAG GTGGACAGGTTCCTGCACCAGCTGCGCCTCTCTGATGATGTCCTGCAGGATGTGAGAGCTCGTTTCCAGGCTGAGATGCTGAAGGGGCTGGCCAGGGACACCAACCCCACGGCAGCAGTGAAGATGCTGCCCTCGTTCGTGCGCTCGCTGCCCGATGGCTCAG AGAAGGGGGAGTTCCTTGCTGTGGACCTGGGGGGCTCCCAGTTCCGTGCCCACCAGGTGAAGGTGTTTGATGATGggaagcagagcagccagctggAGAGCAAGTTCTACCCCACACCCAAGGAGGTCACCCAGGGCAATGGAGCTGAG CTCTTTGATTACATTGCTGACTGTCTGTCAGACTTCATGGAGACCAAAAACCTGAAGCAGAAGAAGTTGCCTCTTGGCTTTACGTTTTCTTTTCCATGCAAACAGACCAAGCTGGATGAG GGGGTTCTCCTTGAGTGGACAAAGCACTTCAGGGTCCGAGGAGTCCAGGGCACAGACGTGGTcagctccctgcacagggccctCCAGAAGCACCAG GACATAGATGTTGATGTTTTGGCACTGGTCAATGACACGGTGGGAACCATGATGACGTGTGGATATGATGACCAGCGCTGTGAAGTTGGACTCATAATTG GGACTGGCACCAACGCCTGCTACATGGAGGAGATGAGGCACATCAGCCTGGTGGAGGGGGACGAGGGCAGGATGTGCATTAACACCGAGTGGGGCGCCTTCGGGGACGACGGTGCTTTGGATGATCTCCGCACGGAGTTCGATCGGGAGCTGGATCTGGGATCTCTCAACCCTGGAAAACAGCT GTTTGAGAAGATGATCAGCAGCCTGTATTTGGGGGAACTTGTGAGACTCATTCTCCTTAAAATGACAAAGGAAGGTCTGCTCTTCAATGGAAAAGTGTCAACAGCTCTGCTTACTAAGggcaagattgaaatgaaacaCGTGTCTGCAATGGAAAA GTACAAGGAAGGCCTGAGCAACACAAGAGAGATCCTTACAGAGCTGAAGCTGTTTCCCTCTGAGGAGGACTGTGTTGCTGTTCAGCACGTCTGCACCATCGTCTCCTTCCGCTCGGCCAACCTGTGCGCTGCCGCCCTGGCAGCCATCCTGACCCGCCTCAGGGACAACAAAAAGCTGCTGAGGATGAGAACCACCGTGGGGATTGATGGGGGACTCTACAAAACACACCCCAA gtACGCCAAGCGCCTGCACAAGGTGGTGAGGAGGCTGGTGCCCACGTGTGACGTGCGGTTCCTGCTGTCGCAGAGCGGCAGCGGCTGCGGGGCCGCCGTGGTCACGGCGGTGGCACACAGGCTGGCAGCCCAGCGCCGGCGCCTCGACGCCGCCCTCGcccccttcctgctgccccccagcatcctgcaggagGTAAGGGACAGCATGAGGGCTGAGCTGGAGTATGGGCTGAAGAGGGAGACGCAAGCCCAGGCCACGGTGAAGATGCTGCCCACGTACGTGTGTGGGATGCCGGATGGAACAG agaaaggaaagttCCTTGCCCTTGACCTTGGTGGCACAAATTTCAGGGTTCTGCTGGTCAAAATCAAAAGCGGGAGAAGAAGATCAGTGCAAATGTATAACAAAATCTTTGCCATTCCTTTGGAGATCATGCAAGGGACAGGAGAAGAG CTCTTTGACCATATTGTCCAGTGCATAGCAGAATTTCTGGAGTATATGGGGATAAAAGGTGCTCGGCTTCCTCTGGGtttcaccttctccttcccctgcaggCAAACCAGCATTGACAAG GGAACACTTGTGGGATGGACAAAAGGATTCAAGGCAACAGACTGTGAGGGGGAAGATGTTGTTGATATGCTAAGAGAGGCCATCAGGAGAAGAAAT GAGTTTGACTTGGACATTGTAGCAGTGGTGAATGACACTGTTGGGACCATGATGACTTGTGGCTATGAGGATCCAAACTGTGAGATTGGCCTTATTGCAG GAACAGGCACCAATGTTTGCTACATGGAGGACATGAAAAACATAGAAATAGTGGAAgggaatgaaggaaaaatgTGCATTAATACAGAATGGGGAGCATTTGGTGACAATGGCTGCATTGACCACATCAGGACAAAATATGACAGAGAAGTAGATGAAGGCTCCCTAAACCCAGGGAAACAGAG GTATGAAAAAATGACCAGTGGAATGTACCTAGGTGAAATAGTGAGGCAAATTTTGATTGACTTAACCAAACAAGGACTGCTGTTCAGAGGACACATTTCGGAATCACTCAGGAAAAGAGGCATATTTGAAACAAAATTCCTGTCTCAGATTGAGAG tgaccggctggccctgctgcaggtgcggcgcatcctgcagcagctggggctggacaGCACCTGTGAGGACAGCATCATCGTCAAGGAGGTGTGTGCAGCTGTGTCCACAAGGGCTGCCCGGctctgtggggcagggctggctgctgttGTGGAGAAGAAGAGGCAGAACCGAGCTGTGGAGCGCCTGCAGGTCACTGTTGGAGTGGATGGGACGCTCTACAAGCTCCATCCACA TTTTTCTAGGATCCTGCAGGAAACAGTGAAGGAGCTGGCCCCTCAGTGTGATGTGACTTTCATGCTTTCTGAAGATGGGAGTGGGAAGGGAGCTGCCCTCATTACTGCAGTTGCAAAAAGATTGCACAATGTTGGACAGAAGTAG